AAACTGCTGTTCAGCAGGGGGCTGGTTTCTTCGCACTCCGGCAACCTTAGCCAGAGACAGCAGGACAAGCTTTACATAACCAGAACAGGCAGTTCACTGCCCCTGCTGGCTGAAACAGACCTGATACTGACAGGTATAGATTATGATGACCAGTTTACCCCGCTTGCCTCAAGCGAACTGCCGGTACACCGGGCTATTTACCGCCGCACTTCCGCCAAAGCCATTGTCCATGCCCACCCGCCGTATGCGGCCGCCCTTTCCCTGCTTGAGGCGGAAATAATACCGGACTGCGGTGAAGGACTTTACTGTATGGGGGCCATACCGGTTATCGGTTTCGGGGAGAGGGTTCACCCCGGCGGTATGGCGGAAGAAGCGGCCCGGGCACTTGAAAACCGCAAGGTTATCGTAGTAGCCGGGCATGGCAGCTTTGCCACAGGGGAGACTATTGAAGAAGCCCTGAAATACACCTTTGCTTTGGAAGAAATGTGCCAGGTGACCTATTTAGCCCGCCAGCTGAAGCGGGCTTGCTAAACCCCCAG
This sequence is a window from Dehalococcoides mccartyi 195. Protein-coding genes within it:
- a CDS encoding aldolase, producing MNKQIPPETLSWFIQAGKLLFSRGLVSSHSGNLSQRQQDKLYITRTGSSLPLLAETDLILTGIDYDDQFTPLASSELPVHRAIYRRTSAKAIVHAHPPYAAALSLLEAEIIPDCGEGLYCMGAIPVIGFGERVHPGGMAEEAARALENRKVIVVAGHGSFATGETIEEALKYTFALEEMCQVTYLARQLKRAC